In Pseudostreptobacillus hongkongensis, the genomic stretch TTTGGAAAATTAGAACCTCCATAAAGAATTAAATAATCACCTAGGCTTTCACAAAGCATAAGAGTTAATCCCTTACTATGACCTATTTCCCCAATTTTTTTAAATACCATACCGATCACCTAGTATATTATACCTCGATTTTTCAGAAATGCAAAAAAAAATGAAAAAAAATTTCAATTTTCTTTCTTTTCAATTATTATGTATACTAAAACTATTATAAAAAGGCGTTTCTTTTATACAAACAAAATTAAAAAGAAAAAAAATTTAATCTATTGTAGTTTCAAAATAAAATTATTTTATATAAAAAGTGAACCTTGTAATATCTTACTTAGTCCACTTAATTAATTATTTAATCTTAACCCTAATGTCTTTTCCACTAAAAGCAATGGCAACATATTTAATATCTTTTATTCCTTTTTCTATTAACTTAGCATCATATTTCTTATCAATTATTTGCTCAATAGCATCTTGTGCTTCTTTTTCTAACTTTTCTTTATCTTTTGTTTTCTTAAACTCATATATATATGCCCTATCCTGAATATTTTTAGGTTCTAAAGTTGCATCATATCTTCCTTGCCCACTTTCTGTATTTGAATGTATATAATATCTTTCTCTTAAGTAAGCAAATAGCCCTATCATTAAACCTTGATAAAATAACTCTTCTTTTGTATCATTAAAACTTGTATTATTCATTATTATACTCTGTAATAACTCTTCAAACTTATCTATTTCATCATTATTTAAATATCTGAACAATAACATTAAATCTTTTCCATCTCCATATGTATTTTCTATAAAGCTACTACTAAAGAATTTTCTTACTTCTTCATTTGGTATCTTTAATTCATATATTGATTCTTCTACATTTTTATCCACTGTTAAATATCCACTAAATAACATTAATTCCCATAAATCTTTATCTGATAATAGTTTTGATAAATCTGATGTCTCACTTATACTTTCTAATATACTTTCTCCTTTAAATAACTTTTCTAGTTTTTCTAAAGTTTCTTTATCTGTTGCTTCTAATACATCACTTATTAATTTATTCCCTGAAGTTCTTACCCAATATGGTTTTAGTTCTCCTTCTTGTAAAAAGTTTATTATACTCCAAGGGTTATAAACTAAACTATTTCCTATCTTGTATCCATCATACATATTTCTTACATCATCTATCTTATGTGTATATCCATAATAGTTCATAGACTCTATTACTTCACTTTCTGTAAATCCAAAAGAATCTCCATATTTATCATTTAATATTGTATATACTTTAAGATTATTTAATTCTGAAAATATTCCAGTATTTACTGCCTTTATTATTCCTGTTATTATTCCTTGCTCTAAATATATATTATCTTTTAAAGCTAATCCATAAAAGGAAGAAAAGAAGTTTTTTGCTTCTTCA encodes the following:
- a CDS encoding AAA family ATPase gives rise to the protein MELKGIGAGVSDFKKIISSDIYYFDKTRFIEDILKDKSDIKLFTRPRRFGKTLTMSMIKYFFDVKDSKNNRNLFKDLYIEKSKYFEKQGQHPVLYLTLKDLKSTNWEGMLNQIRILISRIFKENKKELELEGIDKIDFESLEYRTSDIEILKNSLKFIIDLIYQKYNKKVILLIDEYDNPLVEAYTHEYYEEAKNFFSSFYGLALKDNIYLEQGIITGIIKAVNTGIFSELNNLKVYTILNDKYGDSFGFTESEVIESMNYYGYTHKIDDVRNMYDGYKIGNSLVYNPWSIINFLQEGELKPYWVRTSGNKLISDVLEATDKETLEKLEKLFKGESILESISETSDLSKLLSDKDLWELMLFSGYLTVDKNVEESIYELKIPNEEVRKFFSSSFIENTYGDGKDLMLLFRYLNNDEIDKFEELLQSIIMNNTSFNDTKEELFYQGLMIGLFAYLRERYYIHSNTESGQGRYDATLEPKNIQDRAYIYEFKKTKDKEKLEKEAQDAIEQIIDKKYDAKLIEKGIKDIKYVAIAFSGKDIRVKIK